A DNA window from Prevotella intermedia ATCC 25611 = DSM 20706 contains the following coding sequences:
- a CDS encoding SDR family NAD(P)-dependent oxidoreductase: MKRAIVIGASSGIGHEVARLLIMQGWTVGVAARRTEKLEDLKNCAPERVFTAQIDVTNEKADGALYQLIEQMGGLNLYFHSAGIGWKNPTLEPEKEMKTMQTNGLGFVRMVGEAYRYFATHGGGHIVCITSVAGTKGLGAIPAYSATKAMQNTYLQALEQLANNHRYNIRFTDIRPGFVDTPLLSESSHFPMLMKTEDVAKSIMKAIEKKRHVSVIDGRWRIFTAVWRRIPNWIWRRMKLNN, encoded by the coding sequence ATGAAAAGAGCTATTGTAATAGGTGCCAGCAGCGGCATCGGGCATGAGGTGGCAAGGCTCCTCATCATGCAAGGGTGGACAGTTGGCGTGGCAGCACGCCGCACGGAGAAGTTGGAAGACTTGAAGAACTGTGCGCCAGAACGCGTATTCACAGCGCAGATTGATGTAACCAACGAGAAGGCAGACGGGGCTCTTTACCAGCTCATAGAGCAGATGGGAGGGCTGAACCTCTATTTCCATTCAGCAGGAATCGGGTGGAAAAATCCGACTTTAGAACCCGAAAAAGAAATGAAGACAATGCAAACCAATGGTCTTGGTTTTGTACGTATGGTGGGCGAAGCCTATCGCTATTTTGCCACACACGGTGGCGGACACATTGTCTGCATCACTTCCGTGGCAGGCACAAAAGGCTTGGGAGCCATTCCTGCCTACAGTGCCACGAAAGCTATGCAGAACACTTATCTGCAAGCCTTGGAGCAGTTGGCTAATAATCATCGTTATAACATACGCTTCACGGACATTCGCCCTGGTTTCGTAGATACTCCGTTACTGTCCGAATCCTCTCACTTCCCTATGCTGATGAAGACCGAGGATGTGGCAAAAAGCATTATGAAAGCCATAGAAAAGAAGCGGCACGTCAGTGTAATCGATGGTCGCTGGCGAATCTTCACAGCTGTG
- a CDS encoding DUF3127 domain-containing protein has translation MELQGRVIAVLEPREGTSARGPWKSQEYVIETHDQYPRKMVFNIFGADRIDQFAIKAGEEIIVSFDIDAHEYNGRWFNNIRAWNIQRVDAAAAQAASVPPAAAPQAPAGGSQEPFPPAASDSAADDLPF, from the coding sequence ATGGAATTACAAGGAAGAGTCATTGCAGTATTAGAGCCACGCGAAGGAACATCGGCACGTGGTCCGTGGAAATCACAAGAGTATGTAATCGAAACACACGACCAATATCCAAGAAAAATGGTCTTCAACATCTTTGGTGCCGACCGTATCGACCAGTTTGCCATCAAGGCTGGCGAAGAAATCATCGTAAGTTTCGACATCGATGCCCACGAATACAACGGCAGATGGTTCAACAACATACGTGCGTGGAACATTCAGAGAGTTGATGCCGCAGCTGCACAGGCTGCCAGTGTGCCACCCGCTGCTGCGCCACAAGCACCAGCAGGCGGAAGTCAGGAACCATTCCCACCCGCTGCATCAGACAGCGCAGCCGACGACCTACCGTTCTAA